In the Canis lupus dingo isolate Sandy chromosome 36, ASM325472v2, whole genome shotgun sequence genome, one interval contains:
- the HOXD3 gene encoding homeobox protein Hox-D3 produces the protein MLFEQGQQALELPECTMQKAAYYENPGLFGGYGYSKATDAYYGTPHQPYPPPAAASSLDTDYPGSACSIQTSAPLRAPAHKGTELNGSCMRPGTGNSQGGGGGSQPPGLNSEQQPPQPPPPPPPLPPSSPTNPGGGVPAKKAKGGPNASGSSATISKQIFPWMKESRQNSKQKNSCATAGESCEDKSPPGPASKRVRTAYTSAQLVELEKEFHFNRYLCRPRRVEMANLLNLTERQIKIWFQNRRMKYKKDQKAKGILHSPAGQSPERSPPLGSAAGHVAYSGQLPPVPGLAYDAPSPPAFAKSQPNMYGLAAYTAPLSSCLPQQKRYAAPEFEPHPMASNGGGFASANLQGSPVYVGGNFVDSMAPASGPVFNLGHLSHPSSASVDYSCAAQIPGNHHHGPCDPHPTYTDLSAHHSSQGRLPEAPKLTHL, from the exons ATGTTATTTGAGCAGGGTCAACAGGCCCTGGAGCTTCCTGAGTGCACCATGCAGAAGGCTGCTTACTATGAAAACCCGGGACTCTTCGGAGGCTACGGCTACAGCAAAGCCACCGACGCTTACTACGGCACCCCCCATCAGCCTTACCCACCCCCTGCGGCCGCCAGCTCCCTGGACACCGATTATCCCGGATCCGCCTGTTCCATCCAGACTTCCGCACCTCTGAGAGCCCCGGCCCACAAAGGAACAGAACTGAATGGCAGCTGTATGCGGCCTGGCACTGGGAACAgccagggtggggggggtggcagcCAGCCTCCTGGCCTGAACTCAGAGCAGCAGCCACCACAACCCCCTCCTCCACCGCCACCTCTGCCCCCATCCTCACCCACCAATCCTGGAGGTGGAGTGCCTGCCAAGAAGGCCAAGGGTGGGCCCAATGCTTCGGGCTCCTCAGCCACCATCAGCAAGCAGATCTTCCCCTGGATGAAAGAGTCCCGACAGAACTCCAAGCAAAAGAACAGCTGTGCCACTGCAG GAGAGAGCTGCGAGGATAAGAGCCCGCCGGGCCCAGCGTCCAAGCGGGTGCGCACGGCGTACACGAGTGCACAGCTGGTGGAGTTGGAGAAGGAATTCCACTTCAACCGCTACTTGTGCCGGCCACGCCGCGTGGAGATGGCCAACCTGCTGAACCTCACCGAGCGCCAGATCAAGATCTGGTTCCAGAACCGGCGCATGAAGTACAAGAAGGACCAGAAGGCCAAGGGCATCCTGCACTCGCCGGCCGGGCAGTCCCCAGAGCGCAGCCCGCCGCTGGGCAGCGCCGCGGGCCACGTGGCCTACTCGGGCCAGCTGCCGCCCGTGCCCGGCCTGGCCTACGACGCGCCCTCGCCGCCCGCCTTCGCCAAATCTCAGCCCAACATGTACGGCCTGGCCGCCTACACGGCGCCGCTCAGCAGCTGCCTGCCGCAGCAGAAGCGCTACGCGGCGCCCGAGTTCGAGCCCCACCCCATGGCGAGCAACGGCGGCGGCTTCGCCAGCGCCAAcctgcagggcagcccggtgTACGTGGGTGGCAACTTCGTCGACTCCATGGCGCCGGCGTCCGGGCCCGTCTTCAACCTGGGCCACCTCTCGCACCCGTCTTCGGCCAGCGTGGACTACAGCTGCGCCGCGCAGATCCCGGGCAACCACCACCACGGACCGTGCGACCCTCATCCCACCTACACAGATCTGTCGGCGCACCACTCGTCTCAGGGACGCCTGCCCGAGGCCCCCAAACTGACGCATCTGTAG